One genomic segment of Streptomyces sp. RKND-216 includes these proteins:
- a CDS encoding putative transporter small subunit, with translation MTTLALTVYILIWPVIVAGVLFVISRAFYREWAEARRNGRPLI, from the coding sequence GTGACCACTCTCGCCCTGACCGTGTACATCCTGATATGGCCGGTCATCGTGGCCGGCGTGCTGTTCGTGATCAGCCGGGCGTTCTACCGCGAGTGGGCCGAGGCCCGCCGCAACGGCAGGCCCCTCATCTGA
- a CDS encoding dihydrofolate reductase family protein, protein MRIVSIAFMSLDGVVQAPGGPEEDTDGGFAHGGWTGPFFDPEVVGGAFDDALNAADAALYGRRTWQAMARAWPERAGDPFADRLNALPKYVVSRTLVEDDLTWDNTTLIPGDEAPARLRALRGGDDGNLLVMGSPTLVRSLLEEDLVDELRLIVMPVLLGGGKSVFPVGGALRTLELAASTTSPAGVLVCTYRRAVADG, encoded by the coding sequence ATGCGCATCGTGAGCATCGCGTTCATGAGTCTGGACGGTGTCGTGCAGGCGCCCGGCGGTCCCGAGGAGGACACCGACGGCGGCTTCGCGCACGGTGGCTGGACGGGTCCGTTCTTCGACCCGGAGGTGGTGGGCGGAGCCTTCGACGACGCGCTGAACGCCGCCGACGCGGCGTTGTACGGCCGCCGCACCTGGCAGGCCATGGCCCGCGCCTGGCCGGAGCGCGCCGGCGACCCGTTCGCCGACCGGCTGAACGCGCTGCCGAAGTACGTCGTCTCCCGCACCCTGGTCGAGGACGACCTGACCTGGGACAACACCACCCTCATCCCCGGTGACGAGGCCCCTGCCCGCCTCCGCGCACTGCGCGGCGGGGACGACGGCAACCTGCTGGTCATGGGCAGCCCCACCCTCGTCCGCAGCCTGCTGGAGGAGGACCTGGTCGACGAACTCCGCCTGATCGTCATGCCGGTGCTGCTCGGCGGCGGCAAGTCGGTCTTCCCGGTCGGCGGCGCCCTCCGCACCCTCGAACTCGCCGCCAGCACGACCAGCCCCGCCGGTGTGCTGGTGTGCACCTACCGCCGCGCCGTCGCGGATGGCTGA
- a CDS encoding sulfite exporter TauE/SafE family protein, translating to MPSVDLSWLMIVAGALVGISVGLTGMGGGALMTPIMVLVFGVNPTAAVGSDLAASVAMKPVGAYVHHKAGTVRWDIVKWLLPTAVPAGFAGAWLISLFGEGEEVQHRLELAIGAALLLALAGMVARSMLTRRRNALPSTEPTRLKPVPTLIVGLVGGLVVGVTSVGSGSLIIVMLMLTHPRLRAQELVGTDLVQAIPLVASAALGHLLFGDAKIALVGTVLLGAIPGIYLGAKLATRTRDDVLTWILATLLLGSALSLWGVPGPVILIACGALVAFASFRMFAVPALRRRREAAGARPAKAADRTATDPDPDADPERSEPTTRR from the coding sequence ATGCCGTCCGTGGATCTCTCATGGCTGATGATCGTTGCCGGGGCCCTCGTGGGCATCTCGGTCGGGCTGACCGGTATGGGTGGCGGGGCCCTGATGACACCGATCATGGTGCTCGTCTTCGGGGTGAACCCCACTGCCGCCGTCGGCAGCGACCTGGCGGCCTCGGTGGCGATGAAGCCGGTCGGCGCCTACGTGCACCACAAGGCCGGGACGGTGCGCTGGGACATCGTGAAGTGGCTGCTGCCCACAGCCGTGCCCGCTGGGTTCGCCGGTGCGTGGCTCATCAGCCTCTTCGGTGAGGGCGAGGAGGTGCAGCACAGGCTCGAACTGGCGATCGGTGCGGCACTGCTGCTGGCCCTCGCCGGGATGGTGGCGCGCAGCATGCTCACCCGCCGCCGCAACGCCCTGCCGTCGACGGAGCCGACCCGCCTCAAGCCGGTGCCGACGCTGATCGTCGGCCTGGTCGGCGGCCTCGTCGTCGGCGTCACCTCGGTCGGCTCCGGCTCGCTGATCATCGTCATGCTGATGCTCACCCATCCGCGGCTGCGCGCCCAGGAACTCGTCGGCACGGACCTCGTGCAGGCCATCCCGCTGGTCGCCTCGGCCGCCCTCGGCCACCTGCTGTTCGGCGACGCCAAGATCGCCCTGGTCGGCACCGTGTTGCTCGGCGCGATCCCCGGCATCTACCTGGGCGCCAAGCTGGCCACCCGCACCCGCGACGACGTGCTGACGTGGATCCTCGCCACCCTGCTGCTCGGCTCGGCGCTGTCGCTCTGGGGAGTCCCCGGCCCGGTCATCCTGATCGCCTGCGGCGCCCTCGTCGCCTTCGCGTCGTTCCGCATGTTCGCCGTCCCCGCCCTGCGCCGCCGCCGGGAAGCCGCTGGGGCCAGGCCTGCCAAGGCCGCCGACCGCACCGCCACCGACCCGGACCCGGACGCGGACCCGGAACGGTCGGAGCCCACCACACGCCGCTGA
- a CDS encoding sodium:solute symporter family protein, which translates to MDGLETARFSAVVAVGLLVFFYGGTFLISTRIGKREENADGYMTAGNNIGFGISAASMTATWIWASSMYASATSGYQYGISGPVHYGLWGALMILFIYPFGKRIRAVAPKAHTLAEVMYARHGRSSQLMLAGSNVVGSLISLMSNFIAGGVLISLLSPFTFVQGVFAVAAGVLLYTLWSGFRASVLTDFVQVLAMLGAVAVIVPFVFVAADFPAVFETGAGNLTPQQGNFFSSEAFMQQGAPYIAAVLAYAIGNQTIAQRLFAVKETLIKPTFVTATIGYGAMVIGVGMLGVLALYLGFEPTGGDPNNIIPGMAATYLPPLLLAAFFIMIIGALSSTADSDLSALSSIMMTDVYGQNISGKENANPRTMLLVGRITMVVATAAAVAFASLQLSILDLLVFVGALWGALVFPVLASFYWDKVTGRAFTTSVLAALAVFLPVRFAWVPMEAAHGAVGITVDVLSVIGIGVVLGLMVFGFLGAKVAKVVGVLATAVSAPFAIGSLHEYATLCGSLVAYSVSTIICWAMSTRQREGFDFAVIAQRTGDFDDGEAGARAPAAHDVEAGVPPQPGIDDAETESTVKTK; encoded by the coding sequence GTGGACGGACTGGAGACAGCCCGGTTCAGCGCCGTGGTAGCAGTGGGTCTGCTGGTCTTCTTCTACGGAGGGACCTTCCTGATCTCGACCCGCATCGGCAAGAGGGAAGAGAACGCCGACGGCTACATGACCGCCGGCAACAACATCGGCTTCGGGATCTCCGCCGCCAGCATGACGGCGACCTGGATCTGGGCGTCCTCGATGTACGCGTCCGCCACGTCCGGATACCAGTACGGCATATCGGGGCCCGTCCACTACGGGCTCTGGGGCGCCTTGATGATCCTCTTCATCTACCCCTTCGGGAAGCGCATCCGAGCAGTCGCGCCGAAGGCCCACACGCTGGCAGAGGTGATGTACGCGCGGCACGGCCGCTCCAGCCAGCTGATGCTCGCCGGTTCCAACGTCGTGGGCAGCCTCATCAGCCTCATGTCGAACTTCATCGCCGGTGGCGTGCTGATCTCCCTGCTCTCGCCGTTCACCTTCGTCCAGGGCGTCTTCGCCGTGGCTGCGGGCGTCCTGCTCTACACCCTGTGGTCCGGCTTCCGCGCCTCGGTACTGACCGACTTCGTGCAGGTCCTCGCGATGCTCGGAGCGGTGGCCGTCATCGTCCCGTTCGTCTTCGTCGCGGCGGACTTCCCGGCGGTGTTCGAGACGGGCGCGGGAAACCTGACCCCGCAGCAGGGAAACTTCTTCTCCAGCGAGGCGTTCATGCAGCAGGGCGCCCCCTACATCGCCGCGGTGCTGGCGTACGCGATCGGCAACCAGACCATCGCGCAGCGGCTCTTCGCGGTGAAGGAGACCCTGATCAAGCCGACCTTCGTCACCGCGACCATCGGCTACGGCGCAATGGTGATCGGCGTCGGCATGCTCGGTGTACTCGCCTTGTACCTGGGCTTCGAGCCGACCGGCGGCGATCCGAACAACATCATCCCGGGGATGGCCGCGACCTACCTGCCGCCCCTTCTGCTGGCCGCGTTCTTCATCATGATCATCGGCGCACTGTCCTCCACCGCCGACTCCGACCTCTCGGCACTGTCCTCGATCATGATGACCGACGTCTACGGCCAGAACATCTCCGGCAAGGAGAACGCGAACCCGCGAACGATGCTGCTCGTCGGACGCATCACGATGGTCGTGGCGACCGCTGCGGCCGTCGCCTTCGCCAGCCTGCAACTGAGCATCCTCGACCTGCTGGTGTTCGTCGGCGCGCTGTGGGGCGCGCTCGTCTTCCCGGTACTGGCCAGCTTCTACTGGGACAAGGTCACCGGAAGGGCGTTCACCACCTCGGTACTCGCGGCCCTCGCGGTGTTCCTGCCGGTCCGCTTCGCCTGGGTCCCCATGGAAGCCGCCCACGGAGCCGTCGGCATCACCGTGGACGTGCTGTCGGTCATCGGCATCGGCGTCGTCCTGGGCCTGATGGTGTTCGGCTTCCTGGGCGCGAAGGTGGCGAAGGTCGTCGGTGTGCTGGCGACAGCGGTCTCCGCCCCGTTCGCCATCGGCTCCCTGCACGAGTACGCGACCTTGTGCGGCTCCCTCGTCGCCTACTCCGTCAGCACCATCATCTGCTGGGCCATGTCCACGCGACAGCGGGAAGGCTTCGACTTCGCCGTCATCGCCCAGCGCACCGGCGACTTCGACGACGGCGAAGCCGGGGCCCGGGCACCAGCCGCCCACGACGTCGAGGCAGGCGTTCCGCCACAGCCGGGCATCGACGACGCCGAGACCGAGTCGACCGTGAAGACCAAGTGA
- a CDS encoding class III lanthipeptide, translating to MSVLKLQNLQPRTTSNHAAGPVSVSSSHSSCCVTDPK from the coding sequence ATGAGCGTTCTGAAGCTCCAGAACCTGCAGCCGCGGACCACCAGCAACCACGCGGCCGGCCCCGTGAGCGTGTCGAGCAGCCACAGCAGCTGCTGCGTCACCGACCCGAAGTGA
- a CDS encoding ABC transporter permease, with amino-acid sequence MSAPVNTGPGAPAPAASAPDARASGPSAPGYRAGRTLPLRVEALRQLKRRRTLAMAAVLGALPLILIAAFAIGGSPADDGPGRRINLMDTATASGANFAATCLFVSAGFLLVVPVALFHGDTVASEANWSSLRYLLAAPVPRTRLLWSKLAVALGFSAAAMLLLPLVGLVSGTLAYGWGPLKLPAGGSLPAGDTLLRIGVIVAFVFVSQLVTAGLAFWLSTKTDAPLGAVGGAVGLTIIGNVLDAVEALGGWRQALPAHWQFAWVDALQPQVEWGGMIKGAAVSVTFALVLFALAFRNFSRKDIVS; translated from the coding sequence ATGAGCGCCCCGGTGAACACCGGACCGGGCGCACCGGCGCCCGCCGCGTCCGCACCCGACGCACGGGCGTCCGGGCCGTCCGCGCCCGGCTACCGCGCCGGGCGCACCCTGCCGCTGCGGGTGGAGGCGCTGCGGCAGCTCAAGCGCCGCCGCACCCTCGCGATGGCGGCCGTGCTGGGGGCGCTGCCGCTGATCCTCATCGCGGCCTTCGCGATCGGAGGCAGCCCCGCCGACGACGGGCCCGGCAGGCGCATCAACCTGATGGACACCGCCACCGCCTCGGGTGCGAACTTCGCCGCCACCTGCCTCTTCGTGTCGGCCGGTTTCCTGCTGGTCGTGCCGGTCGCGCTCTTCCACGGCGACACGGTCGCCTCCGAGGCCAACTGGTCGTCCCTCCGCTACCTGCTCGCCGCGCCCGTGCCCCGCACGCGGCTGCTGTGGTCGAAGCTCGCGGTGGCGCTCGGGTTCAGCGCGGCGGCAATGCTGCTGCTGCCCCTGGTGGGTCTCGTCTCGGGAACCCTCGCCTACGGCTGGGGGCCGCTGAAGCTGCCTGCCGGCGGCTCGCTGCCGGCGGGCGACACCCTGTTGCGGATCGGCGTGATCGTGGCGTTCGTCTTCGTCTCCCAACTGGTCACCGCGGGGCTGGCGTTCTGGCTCTCGACCAAGACCGACGCGCCGCTCGGCGCGGTCGGCGGCGCCGTGGGACTGACCATCATCGGAAACGTCCTGGACGCGGTGGAGGCGCTGGGCGGCTGGCGTCAAGCCCTGCCCGCACACTGGCAGTTCGCCTGGGTCGACGCGCTGCAACCACAGGTGGAGTGGGGCGGGATGATCAAGGGCGCTGCGGTGTCCGTGACCTTCGCGCTGGTGCTCTTCGCCCTCGCCTTCCGCAACTTCTCCCGCAAGGACATCGTGTCGTAG
- the lanKC gene encoding class III lanthionine synthetase LanKC — protein MRNERWVNRFLFAWNDTLFFDPLESHYEPRKDHFLTTLDDRVRARFLRHGIWWSHRLNPALPAQGWKIHVSAHHRNVREVAASALAYLTAHEVDFKIALDLNIFEMLSSKAMSRGSGGKFITVYPRDVDEFRKVLSDLDGILEGAEGPYVLSDMRYRDNKALYFRYGQLLPTDAVDALGRRMPHIVSPDGPVADDRRPVYSQPWWEPWPFDDWKPADETEDEELLDGRFRVTGALQFSNSGGVYTAEDTAHGDRQVVLKEARPHTNVNPRRDHDAVDILAREWTFLNRLSDVGSYPAPIATFRHWEHAYIAEEFVDGSDIRSVLLEHNPLARPGFDIEKSRHFLRMYLTVFRGLARAIHAAHERGVILGDFTAANLLIDPDTYEVTIVDLEACRLSGTGEGGEDGEEELEKPVELFTPGFSLSRSLFEKHGTEGDLFGLATTMAYFVFPIAAMSHLRADVLDTYRIFTDKLCWPARIHELITGLAAARIGLPEVVEELADQESLLAQVRAAPPRKPVVTGDLGLLDAETGVAAFVEAVADPALPTLFPVDPFAHISNPLSLGFGASGVLWALNASGVPIRPEWRGWLDDRLSDLDVAGYPDGLMSGLSGIAWAADSLGLKAHAGELLAQANARASEGDDYTFYYGLAGLGMTNLRFFLRSRDPRDLAAARKCADVLQATVRREGEHAYWVNDFTKDDPFTGLGFGQAGVAMFLLRMHQVTGEEGWLKLGRAALAWEMAHVKPLEDDLVMFEHEGTLEPYVEVGSAGVAQVLLRYGDLDAARTILRGLDIRQSVLAGYTFGLSGVADALLDAAEVTGDTTYRHTALRQLDFVRRVFLFEPAERFALPRPEGVPLLGVPGEGLLRCACDYSTGSAGVLRALHRANHGGGGDFLLDEVVA, from the coding sequence ATGCGCAACGAACGCTGGGTCAACAGATTCCTCTTCGCCTGGAACGACACGCTCTTCTTCGACCCGCTGGAGTCGCACTACGAGCCGAGGAAGGACCACTTCCTCACCACGCTGGACGACCGGGTGCGGGCGCGGTTCCTCCGGCACGGCATCTGGTGGAGTCACCGGCTCAACCCAGCCCTTCCCGCCCAGGGCTGGAAGATCCACGTCTCCGCGCACCACCGGAACGTACGCGAGGTCGCCGCTTCGGCCCTCGCGTACCTGACGGCGCACGAGGTCGACTTCAAGATCGCTCTGGACCTCAACATCTTCGAGATGCTCAGTTCCAAGGCCATGTCCCGCGGCAGCGGTGGCAAGTTCATCACCGTCTACCCCCGGGACGTCGACGAGTTCCGGAAGGTGCTGTCCGACCTCGACGGCATCCTGGAGGGCGCCGAGGGCCCGTACGTACTCTCCGACATGCGGTACCGGGACAACAAGGCGCTGTACTTCCGCTACGGCCAGCTCCTTCCCACCGACGCCGTCGATGCGCTCGGCCGGCGGATGCCGCACATCGTCTCGCCGGACGGACCCGTCGCCGACGACCGTCGCCCCGTCTACTCCCAGCCCTGGTGGGAGCCCTGGCCGTTCGACGACTGGAAGCCCGCGGACGAGACCGAGGACGAGGAGCTGCTGGACGGCCGCTTCCGGGTCACCGGCGCACTGCAGTTCTCCAACAGCGGCGGGGTGTACACGGCCGAGGACACCGCGCACGGCGACCGACAGGTGGTCCTCAAGGAGGCCCGCCCCCACACGAACGTCAATCCGCGCCGCGACCACGACGCCGTGGACATCCTCGCCCGCGAGTGGACCTTCCTGAACCGGCTGTCCGACGTCGGCTCCTACCCGGCGCCCATCGCCACGTTCCGCCACTGGGAGCACGCCTACATCGCCGAGGAGTTCGTCGACGGCTCCGACATCCGTTCCGTCCTCCTGGAGCACAACCCGCTGGCCAGGCCCGGCTTCGACATCGAAAAGTCCCGGCACTTCCTGCGGATGTACCTCACCGTCTTCCGCGGACTGGCCCGTGCCATCCACGCCGCGCACGAACGCGGCGTGATTCTGGGCGACTTCACCGCCGCCAACCTGCTCATCGACCCGGACACCTACGAGGTGACCATCGTCGACCTGGAGGCCTGCCGGCTCTCCGGAACCGGGGAGGGCGGCGAGGACGGCGAGGAGGAACTGGAGAAGCCCGTCGAGCTGTTCACCCCGGGATTCAGCCTCTCCCGCAGCCTGTTCGAGAAGCACGGCACGGAGGGCGACCTGTTCGGGCTGGCCACCACCATGGCGTACTTCGTCTTCCCGATCGCGGCCATGTCCCACCTGCGCGCCGACGTGCTGGACACCTACCGGATCTTCACCGACAAGCTCTGCTGGCCGGCCCGCATCCACGAGCTGATCACCGGCCTGGCGGCGGCGCGCATCGGCCTCCCCGAGGTCGTCGAGGAGCTGGCGGACCAGGAGAGCCTGCTCGCCCAGGTACGCGCCGCACCGCCGCGGAAGCCCGTGGTCACCGGCGACCTCGGCCTGCTGGACGCCGAGACGGGCGTCGCCGCGTTCGTGGAAGCCGTCGCCGACCCCGCCCTGCCCACCCTCTTCCCCGTCGACCCGTTCGCCCACATCAGCAATCCGCTGAGCCTCGGTTTCGGCGCGAGCGGGGTGCTGTGGGCGCTGAACGCCTCCGGCGTGCCGATACGGCCCGAGTGGCGCGGCTGGCTCGACGACCGGCTCTCGGACCTCGACGTGGCCGGGTACCCGGACGGCCTCATGAGCGGCCTGTCCGGCATCGCCTGGGCCGCCGACTCGCTCGGTCTGAAGGCGCACGCAGGAGAGCTGCTGGCCCAGGCCAACGCCCGGGCCTCGGAGGGAGACGACTACACCTTCTACTACGGCCTCGCCGGCCTGGGCATGACGAACCTGCGCTTCTTCCTGCGCAGCCGCGACCCCCGCGATCTCGCCGCGGCCCGGAAATGCGCCGACGTGCTGCAGGCCACCGTCCGGCGCGAGGGCGAACACGCCTACTGGGTCAACGACTTCACGAAGGACGACCCCTTCACCGGTCTCGGTTTCGGCCAGGCCGGGGTGGCGATGTTCCTGCTGCGGATGCACCAGGTGACCGGCGAGGAAGGCTGGCTGAAGCTCGGACGGGCCGCACTGGCCTGGGAGATGGCCCATGTCAAGCCCCTCGAGGACGACCTGGTCATGTTCGAGCACGAGGGCACCCTGGAGCCGTACGTCGAAGTGGGTTCGGCGGGCGTGGCGCAGGTGCTGCTGCGCTACGGCGACCTGGACGCCGCACGGACGATTCTGCGGGGGCTGGACATCAGGCAGTCGGTGCTGGCCGGATACACCTTCGGGCTCAGCGGCGTCGCCGACGCCCTGCTCGACGCGGCGGAGGTCACAGGCGACACGACCTACCGGCACACCGCGCTCCGGCAACTCGACTTCGTCCGGCGGGTGTTCCTCTTCGAGCCCGCCGAGCGGTTCGCCCTGCCGCGCCCCGAGGGAGTGCCCCTGCTGGGCGTGCCGGGCGAGGGACTGCTGCGCTGCGCGTGCGACTACTCGACGGGCTCGGCGGGCGTGCTCCGCGCCCTCCACCGCGCCAACCACGGCGGTGGCGGCGACTTCCTGCTGGACGAGGTGGTCGCATGA
- a CDS encoding ABC transporter ATP-binding protein, producing the protein MNALWYTLRGHRTRFVLVTLAEAAMSGLEALLHPLMLKALFDQAIVAGDFRRFLLLGCGYLALGLTLNIGAYWASWWRKHCENAFMLVLQTELLERALALDGRTMSEKGSASYVSRIHNDAHEGVLPAIDVCIRIAKQAVASVVFIGVLLYLSWQASLILLIIVPPLVLVSNRLAKKIETNTDPEREAEAGYIEKLTRTLQSFHALRGLVMLQPRTRAVNRQALRGFLGLTFVNYRLALKQRTLSDLVMNLSDTASMIIGAYFVFAGKMTFGSFLAFVNSLWRAVTGIFDLINMIPQTRRSAAVLKRIESLRASRPVPYHEEGALVVVGGARIGFGDGAEVSVADFTLAPGERVLLRGPNGCGKTTLLHLIAGTLAPDTGTVTLPRRVASLTAPVNLPPLPVRDLVVDEQLRATMGLESLACQLPSELSSGQRQRVGIAALLCEEADLYLADEPFANLDEESRELVLRTLLERTAGAGLLVVHHGDGDLDGRFDRVANLAAPAPAGDGGEARPETAGRDAGMPVGAPGASSVS; encoded by the coding sequence ATGAACGCGCTGTGGTACACGCTGCGGGGGCACCGGACCCGCTTCGTCCTGGTCACGCTCGCCGAGGCGGCGATGAGCGGGCTCGAAGCCCTGCTGCATCCGCTCATGCTCAAGGCGCTGTTCGACCAGGCGATCGTGGCCGGCGACTTCCGGCGCTTCCTCCTCCTCGGCTGCGGCTACCTGGCGCTGGGGCTCACCCTCAACATCGGCGCCTACTGGGCCTCCTGGTGGCGCAAGCACTGCGAGAACGCGTTCATGCTGGTGCTGCAGACGGAACTGCTGGAGCGGGCCCTCGCCCTCGACGGGCGCACCATGTCGGAGAAGGGCAGCGCGTCCTACGTCAGCCGCATCCACAACGACGCCCACGAGGGCGTCCTGCCGGCGATCGACGTGTGCATCCGCATCGCGAAGCAGGCCGTCGCGTCCGTCGTGTTCATCGGGGTGCTGCTGTACCTGTCCTGGCAGGCCAGCCTCATCCTGCTGATCATCGTGCCGCCGCTGGTGCTCGTCAGCAACCGGCTCGCCAAGAAGATCGAGACCAACACCGACCCCGAACGGGAGGCGGAGGCCGGGTACATCGAGAAACTGACCCGGACGCTCCAGTCCTTCCACGCGCTCCGCGGTCTGGTCATGCTCCAGCCTCGGACCCGCGCGGTGAACCGGCAGGCGCTCCGCGGCTTCCTCGGCCTCACCTTCGTCAACTACCGGCTGGCGCTGAAACAGCGGACCCTCAGCGACCTGGTGATGAACCTGTCCGACACCGCCTCCATGATCATCGGCGCGTACTTCGTCTTCGCCGGCAAGATGACGTTCGGCAGCTTCCTCGCCTTCGTCAACTCGTTGTGGCGTGCGGTCACCGGCATCTTCGACCTCATCAACATGATCCCGCAGACCCGCCGGAGCGCCGCCGTGCTGAAGCGCATCGAGTCGCTGCGCGCGTCCCGGCCGGTCCCCTACCACGAGGAAGGCGCCCTGGTCGTGGTCGGCGGGGCGCGGATCGGCTTCGGCGACGGGGCGGAGGTCTCGGTCGCCGACTTCACGCTGGCCCCCGGCGAACGCGTGCTGCTCCGCGGCCCCAACGGCTGCGGCAAGACCACGCTCCTGCACCTCATCGCCGGAACGCTCGCCCCGGACACCGGGACGGTGACCCTGCCGCGCCGGGTGGCGAGCCTGACCGCCCCCGTGAACCTGCCGCCCCTCCCCGTTCGGGACCTCGTCGTCGACGAGCAGCTCCGGGCCACGATGGGCCTGGAGTCCCTCGCCTGTCAGCTGCCCTCGGAGCTGTCGTCCGGCCAGCGGCAACGGGTGGGGATCGCCGCCCTGCTGTGCGAGGAGGCCGACCTCTACCTCGCCGACGAGCCGTTCGCCAACCTGGACGAGGAGAGCAGGGAACTGGTCCTGCGGACGCTGCTGGAACGGACTGCGGGAGCCGGCCTGCTGGTCGTGCACCACGGGGACGGCGACCTCGACGGCCGGTTCGACCGGGTGGCGAACCTGGCAGCACCCGCCCCTGCGGGAGACGGCGGGGAAGCCCGTCCCGAGACCGCAGGCCGGGACGCGGGGATGCCGGTCGGCGCTCCGGGCGCGAGCTCGGTGAGCTGA
- a CDS encoding DUF1989 domain-containing protein gives MATEAAYRATAGGPLDVDRAFYDAVSGPAESRELVDRFTIPVRSGRAWEVPAGHLCRLVTAEGPQVGDLNVWNLHDPRERLWASRTRQLQRAHVSTYDRLWSTLPFLRPLLTVTGDTLAGYGRDAEGGRVHDLLGTRCDPYVNRMLTGEDFDFHCHSNLVRAVLPYGLTEFDVHDVLNVFQCTGLNENDQYFMKACPARPGDHFEFFAELDLLCALSTCPGGDLSVPLWGPDARDPVDVCHPIGVEVYRVDPGLLSGWSPPERAAYRNVHGMTPPAGGDGKR, from the coding sequence ATGGCCACCGAAGCCGCCTACCGGGCCACCGCCGGTGGCCCTCTCGACGTGGACCGGGCGTTCTACGACGCGGTCTCCGGCCCCGCCGAGAGCCGGGAGCTCGTCGACCGCTTCACGATCCCGGTCCGCTCCGGGCGCGCCTGGGAGGTGCCCGCCGGCCACCTGTGCCGCCTGGTGACGGCCGAGGGCCCGCAAGTCGGGGACCTCAACGTGTGGAACCTCCACGACCCGCGCGAGCGCCTGTGGGCGTCCCGCACGCGCCAGCTCCAGCGCGCCCACGTCAGCACCTACGACCGGCTGTGGTCCACGCTGCCCTTCCTGCGCCCGCTGCTCACCGTCACCGGCGACACCCTCGCCGGGTACGGCAGGGACGCCGAGGGCGGTCGTGTCCACGACCTGCTCGGCACCCGCTGCGATCCGTACGTCAACCGCATGCTGACCGGCGAGGACTTCGACTTCCACTGTCACTCCAACCTCGTGCGGGCCGTGCTGCCGTACGGGCTGACCGAGTTCGACGTGCACGACGTGCTGAACGTCTTCCAGTGCACCGGGCTCAACGAGAACGACCAGTACTTCATGAAGGCATGCCCGGCCCGCCCCGGGGACCACTTCGAGTTCTTCGCCGAGCTCGACCTGCTGTGCGCCCTGTCCACCTGCCCGGGCGGCGACTTGTCCGTGCCGCTGTGGGGGCCGGACGCCCGGGATCCGGTCGACGTCTGTCACCCGATCGGCGTAGAGGTGTACCGCGTCGATCCCGGCCTGCTCTCCGGCTGGTCCCCGCCGGAACGTGCCGCCTACCGGAACGTGCACGGCATGACGCCACCTGCCGGGGGCGACGGAAAGCGCTGA